A part of Hippopotamus amphibius kiboko isolate mHipAmp2 chromosome 16, mHipAmp2.hap2, whole genome shotgun sequence genomic DNA contains:
- the EID2 gene encoding EP300-interacting inhibitor of differentiation 2 gives MSELPADSSVPPAGAANDHGDVPQAEVGGGRRAAAPAQPVEASDRATAAAREGPMAAPREGPVAAAREARMAAVARVLAEPAEGEGAEARPRPRPGNGPGLAAAPYLRLRHQLGVVGVHQQVLRHHLEHFALAPGGIPELEGRHRRFVEACRAREAAFDAEYRRDPQRMDVDVLTFSITLTASAVINPLIRELGCDKCISRE, from the coding sequence ATGTCCGAGCTGCCCGCAGACAGCAGTGTCCCGCCGGCGGGCGCGGCGAATGACCACGGCGACGTCCCGCAGGCGGAGgtaggcggcgggcggcgggcggcggccccggcgcAGCCTGTGGAGGCCAGCGACCGTGCGACGGCGGCGGCCAGGGAAGGTCCGATGGCGGCACCTCGGGAAGGTCCAGTGGCGGCGGCCAGGGAAGCCCGCATGGCAGCGGTCGCCAGAGTGTTGGCGGAGCccgcggagggagagggtgctgaggccagaccccggcccaggcccgggaacggcccaggcctggctgcgGCACCATATCTCCGCCTCCGTCACCAGCTTGGCGTCGTAGGAGTTCACCAGCAGGTCCTGCGCCACCACCTGGAGCACTTCGCGCTTGCTCCTGGCGGAATTCCGGAGCTGGAAGGACGCCACAGGCGGTTTGTGGAAGCCTGCAGAGCTAGGGAGGCGGCGTTTGATGCGGAATATCGGCGGGATCCTCAGAGGATGGATGTTGATGTTTTAACGTTTAGTATAACTCTGACTGCGTCTGCAGTTATCAACCCTCTGATACGAGAACTTGGTTGTGATAAGTGTATCAGTAGAGAATAG